One Amaranthus tricolor cultivar Red isolate AtriRed21 chromosome 1, ASM2621246v1, whole genome shotgun sequence DNA window includes the following coding sequences:
- the LOC130821308 gene encoding boron transporter 4-like isoform X3: MENIRAPFRGIKSDIQGRISCYKQDWINGLQYGFGILTPATSISFASALPAIAFGELLSKKTGGSLSSVQTLSSAAICGLLHSLFGGQPLLIQGVAEPTVLMYTFLFAFAKQREDLKHHYLAWTAWVCVWTAVLLLLLAIFNACAVIDRFTRIVEELIEMLIALLFIQESIKGILSEFQVPKGKDPDIKAYEFEWLYSNGLLAILFCLGFLYTAFKTRKARSWWYATGYIRNFVANFGVPLMIVVWTALSYGVPSKVPSGVPRRLFSPHPWDSDSLHPWTIAKKMGEVPGRYILGGLIPGIMVAGLFFFEHNVASKMAQQKDFNLKNPSAYHYDIFLLAFMTLVCGLLGLPPSYALLPHSPMHTKSLAVLKRELLRRKMVESAKASIRERASNSEIYGNMQAIFLEMDMNKLTNALVKELEDLKQVVMKGESDEKNGNVTFDPEKHIESYLPVRVNEQRLSNLLQSLFLAFSIFAMPALKRMPSSLLWGYFAYMAIDSLPGNQFWERIQLLLVNKSRLHKVLKRNHASYVETVPFKSIVAFTIFQLTYLLICYGMTWIPLVGIIFPMPFFLLIVIRHVVLPKFFEPLHLHELDAHEYEEVLASTPSLRQEETEDKFSDSEMLDKLTTNRGELKIRTVSFRSERWASTATKEVNPRTWSFRHEPHFKVRIIFHVPFNLIKLTYFY, translated from the exons ATGGAGAATATAAGAGCTCCATTCCGAGGAATTAAAAGCGATATTCAAGGAAGAATTTCATGTTATAAGCAAGATTGGATTAACGGTTTGCAATATGGATTCGG GATACTTACTCCTGCGACCTCCATCAGTTTTGCATCTGCTCTTCCTGCTATAGCATTTGGTGAACTGTTAAGTAAAAAAACAG GTGGGAGTCTGAGCTCAGTGCAAACATTATCTTCGGCAGCGATTTGTGGGCTGCTGCACTCACTATTTGGAGGACAACCACTTCTAATACAAGGAGTTGCTGAACCAACTGTTCTTATGTATACCTTTTTGTTTGCTTTTGCTAAACAAAGGGAGGATTTAAAGCATCACTACTTGGCTTGGACAGCATG GGTTTGTGTGTGGACAGCTGTTTTGCTGCTGTTATTAGCGATTTTTAATGCCTGTGCAGTCATTGATCGGTTCACAAGAATAGTAGAAGAACTTATTGAAATGTTAATTGCTCTGCTCTTTATCCAAGAGAGTATCAAG GGGATTTTAAGTGAGTTTCAAGTGCCCAAAGGGAAAGATCCAGACATTAAGGCGTACGAGTTCGAGTGGCTTTACTCAAATGGATTGCTTGCCATCCTATTTTGTCTAGGCTTTCTCTATACTGCCTTCAAAACTAGAAAAGCAAGATCATGGTGGTATGCAACAG GCTATATAAGAAATTTTGTTGCGAATTTCGGGGTTCCATTGATGATAGTAGTGTGGACAGCGTTGTCGTATGGTGTACCAAGCAAAGTTCCTTCTGGAGTTCCTAGAAGATTATTTAGTCCTCATCCTTGGGATTCTGATTCTTTGCATCCTTGGACTATTGCCAAG AAAATGGGAGAAGTGCCAGGAAGATACATCCTAGGGGGCTTAATACCAGGAATAATGGTAGCAGGACTATTCTTTTTCGAGCATAACGTGGCTTCAAAAATGGCACAACAAAAAGATTTTAATCTCAAGAATCCTTCTGCTTATCACTATGATATATTTCTTCTTGCCTTTATG ACTTTGGTTTGTGGATTGCTTGGACTTCCTCCTTCTTATGCTCTTCTTCCTCATTCTCCCATGCACACCAAGAGCCTTGCTGTCCTCAAGAGAGAGTTGCTTAGAAGAAAAATGGTGGAAAGTGCTAAAGCAAGTATACGTGAAAGGGCGAGCAACTCTGAAATTTATGGCAATATGCAAGCTATTTTCCTTGAAATGGACATGAACAAATTG ACAAATGCATTAGTTAAGGAGCTAGAAGATTTAAAGCAAGTAGTGATGAAAGGAGAAAGTGATGAAAAAAATGGGAATGTAACATTTGATCCTGAGAAGCACATTGAAAGCTACTTACCAGTCCGAGTCAACGAGCAAAGATTGAGCAATCTTTTGCAATCCCTTTTCCTTGCATTCTCAATTTTTGCCATGCCTGCCCTAAAAAGAATGCCATCTTCACTTCTTTGGGGTTATTTTGCTTACATGGCCATTGATAGTCTTCCTGGTAACCAATTTTGGGAAAGAATTCAACTTCTTCTTGTCAATAAGAGTAGATTACACAA GGTATTGAAGAGGAACCATGCTTCATATGTTGAAACAGTCCCATTTAAAAGCATAGTAGCATTTACAATATTTCAACTAACATACTTGCTGATTTGTTATGGCATGACTTGGATACCCTTAGTTGGAATAATATTTCCCATGCCATTCTTTCTTCTAATAGTCATAAGACATGTTGTACTACCAAAGTTCTTTGAACCACTTCACTTGCATGAACTCGATGCACACGAGTATGAAGAAGTCCTAGCTTCAACCCCTTCTTTGCGTC AAGAAGAGACGGAAGACAAATTTTCTGATTCAGAAATGTTAGACAAGTTAACAACCAATAGAGgagaattaaaaattagaacTGTGAGCTTTCGTAGCGAAAGATGGGCTTCAACTGCTACCAAAGAGGTGAACCCTAGAACTTGGAGCTTTCGACACGAACCACATTTCAAGGTACGTATCATATTTCACGTACCATTCAACTTAATCAAATTgacatatttttattaa
- the LOC130821308 gene encoding boron transporter 4-like isoform X1 — protein MENIRAPFRGIKSDIQGRISCYKQDWINGLQYGFGILTPATSISFASALPAIAFGELLSKKTGGSLSSVQTLSSAAICGLLHSLFGGQPLLIQGVAEPTVLMYTFLFAFAKQREDLKHHYLAWTAWVCVWTAVLLLLLAIFNACAVIDRFTRIVEELIEMLIALLFIQESIKGILSEFQVPKGKDPDIKAYEFEWLYSNGLLAILFCLGFLYTAFKTRKARSWWYATGYIRNFVANFGVPLMIVVWTALSYGVPSKVPSGVPRRLFSPHPWDSDSLHPWTIAKKMGEVPGRYILGGLIPGIMVAGLFFFEHNVASKMAQQKDFNLKNPSAYHYDIFLLAFMTLVCGLLGLPPSYALLPHSPMHTKSLAVLKRELLRRKMVESAKASIRERASNSEIYGNMQAIFLEMDMNKLTNALVKELEDLKQVVMKGESDEKNGNVTFDPEKHIESYLPVRVNEQRLSNLLQSLFLAFSIFAMPALKRMPSSLLWGYFAYMAIDSLPGNQFWERIQLLLVNKSRLHKVLKRNHASYVETVPFKSIVAFTIFQLTYLLICYGMTWIPLVGIIFPMPFFLLIVIRHVVLPKFFEPLHLHELDAHEYEEVLASTPSLRRVSFSFKENATPYLNITQKEEETEDKFSDSEMLDKLTTNRGELKIRTVSFRSERWASTATKEVNPRTWSFRHEPHFKVRIIFHVPFNLIKLTYFY, from the exons ATGGAGAATATAAGAGCTCCATTCCGAGGAATTAAAAGCGATATTCAAGGAAGAATTTCATGTTATAAGCAAGATTGGATTAACGGTTTGCAATATGGATTCGG GATACTTACTCCTGCGACCTCCATCAGTTTTGCATCTGCTCTTCCTGCTATAGCATTTGGTGAACTGTTAAGTAAAAAAACAG GTGGGAGTCTGAGCTCAGTGCAAACATTATCTTCGGCAGCGATTTGTGGGCTGCTGCACTCACTATTTGGAGGACAACCACTTCTAATACAAGGAGTTGCTGAACCAACTGTTCTTATGTATACCTTTTTGTTTGCTTTTGCTAAACAAAGGGAGGATTTAAAGCATCACTACTTGGCTTGGACAGCATG GGTTTGTGTGTGGACAGCTGTTTTGCTGCTGTTATTAGCGATTTTTAATGCCTGTGCAGTCATTGATCGGTTCACAAGAATAGTAGAAGAACTTATTGAAATGTTAATTGCTCTGCTCTTTATCCAAGAGAGTATCAAG GGGATTTTAAGTGAGTTTCAAGTGCCCAAAGGGAAAGATCCAGACATTAAGGCGTACGAGTTCGAGTGGCTTTACTCAAATGGATTGCTTGCCATCCTATTTTGTCTAGGCTTTCTCTATACTGCCTTCAAAACTAGAAAAGCAAGATCATGGTGGTATGCAACAG GCTATATAAGAAATTTTGTTGCGAATTTCGGGGTTCCATTGATGATAGTAGTGTGGACAGCGTTGTCGTATGGTGTACCAAGCAAAGTTCCTTCTGGAGTTCCTAGAAGATTATTTAGTCCTCATCCTTGGGATTCTGATTCTTTGCATCCTTGGACTATTGCCAAG AAAATGGGAGAAGTGCCAGGAAGATACATCCTAGGGGGCTTAATACCAGGAATAATGGTAGCAGGACTATTCTTTTTCGAGCATAACGTGGCTTCAAAAATGGCACAACAAAAAGATTTTAATCTCAAGAATCCTTCTGCTTATCACTATGATATATTTCTTCTTGCCTTTATG ACTTTGGTTTGTGGATTGCTTGGACTTCCTCCTTCTTATGCTCTTCTTCCTCATTCTCCCATGCACACCAAGAGCCTTGCTGTCCTCAAGAGAGAGTTGCTTAGAAGAAAAATGGTGGAAAGTGCTAAAGCAAGTATACGTGAAAGGGCGAGCAACTCTGAAATTTATGGCAATATGCAAGCTATTTTCCTTGAAATGGACATGAACAAATTG ACAAATGCATTAGTTAAGGAGCTAGAAGATTTAAAGCAAGTAGTGATGAAAGGAGAAAGTGATGAAAAAAATGGGAATGTAACATTTGATCCTGAGAAGCACATTGAAAGCTACTTACCAGTCCGAGTCAACGAGCAAAGATTGAGCAATCTTTTGCAATCCCTTTTCCTTGCATTCTCAATTTTTGCCATGCCTGCCCTAAAAAGAATGCCATCTTCACTTCTTTGGGGTTATTTTGCTTACATGGCCATTGATAGTCTTCCTGGTAACCAATTTTGGGAAAGAATTCAACTTCTTCTTGTCAATAAGAGTAGATTACACAA GGTATTGAAGAGGAACCATGCTTCATATGTTGAAACAGTCCCATTTAAAAGCATAGTAGCATTTACAATATTTCAACTAACATACTTGCTGATTTGTTATGGCATGACTTGGATACCCTTAGTTGGAATAATATTTCCCATGCCATTCTTTCTTCTAATAGTCATAAGACATGTTGTACTACCAAAGTTCTTTGAACCACTTCACTTGCATGAACTCGATGCACACGAGTATGAAGAAGTCCTAGCTTCAACCCCTTCTTTGCGTCGCGTGTCTTTCTCTTTCAAG gaaAATGCAACTCCTTATCTCAACATTACTCAAAAAGAAGAAGAGACGGAAGACAAATTTTCTGATTCAGAAATGTTAGACAAGTTAACAACCAATAGAGgagaattaaaaattagaacTGTGAGCTTTCGTAGCGAAAGATGGGCTTCAACTGCTACCAAAGAGGTGAACCCTAGAACTTGGAGCTTTCGACACGAACCACATTTCAAGGTACGTATCATATTTCACGTACCATTCAACTTAATCAAATTgacatatttttattaa
- the LOC130821308 gene encoding boron transporter 4-like isoform X2 — translation MENIRAPFRGIKSDIQGRISCYKQDWINGLQYGFGILTPATSISFASALPAIAFGELLSKKTGGSLSSVQTLSSAAICGLLHSLFGGQPLLIQGVAEPTVLMYTFLFAFAKQREDLKHHYLAWTAWVCVWTAVLLLLLAIFNACAVIDRFTRIVEELIEMLIALLFIQESIKGILSEFQVPKGKDPDIKAYEFEWLYSNGLLAILFCLGFLYTAFKTRKARSWWYATGYIRNFVANFGVPLMIVVWTALSYGVPSKVPSGVPRRLFSPHPWDSDSLHPWTIAKKMGEVPGRYILGGLIPGIMVAGLFFFEHNVASKMAQQKDFNLKNPSAYHYDIFLLAFMTLVCGLLGLPPSYALLPHSPMHTKSLAVLKRELLRRKMVESAKASIRERASNSEIYGNMQAIFLEMDMNKLTNALVKELEDLKQVVMKGESDEKNGNVTFDPEKHIESYLPVRVNEQRLSNLLQSLFLAFSIFAMPALKRMPSSLLWGYFAYMAIDSLPGNQFWERIQLLLVNKSRLHKVLKRNHASYVETVPFKSIVAFTIFQLTYLLICYGMTWIPLVGIIFPMPFFLLIVIRHVVLPKFFEPLHLHELDAHEYEEVLASTPSLRRVSFSFKENATPYLNITQKEEETEDKFSDSEMLDKLTTNRGELKIRTVSFRSERWASTATKEVNPRTWSFRHEPHFKVHPEDIV, via the exons ATGGAGAATATAAGAGCTCCATTCCGAGGAATTAAAAGCGATATTCAAGGAAGAATTTCATGTTATAAGCAAGATTGGATTAACGGTTTGCAATATGGATTCGG GATACTTACTCCTGCGACCTCCATCAGTTTTGCATCTGCTCTTCCTGCTATAGCATTTGGTGAACTGTTAAGTAAAAAAACAG GTGGGAGTCTGAGCTCAGTGCAAACATTATCTTCGGCAGCGATTTGTGGGCTGCTGCACTCACTATTTGGAGGACAACCACTTCTAATACAAGGAGTTGCTGAACCAACTGTTCTTATGTATACCTTTTTGTTTGCTTTTGCTAAACAAAGGGAGGATTTAAAGCATCACTACTTGGCTTGGACAGCATG GGTTTGTGTGTGGACAGCTGTTTTGCTGCTGTTATTAGCGATTTTTAATGCCTGTGCAGTCATTGATCGGTTCACAAGAATAGTAGAAGAACTTATTGAAATGTTAATTGCTCTGCTCTTTATCCAAGAGAGTATCAAG GGGATTTTAAGTGAGTTTCAAGTGCCCAAAGGGAAAGATCCAGACATTAAGGCGTACGAGTTCGAGTGGCTTTACTCAAATGGATTGCTTGCCATCCTATTTTGTCTAGGCTTTCTCTATACTGCCTTCAAAACTAGAAAAGCAAGATCATGGTGGTATGCAACAG GCTATATAAGAAATTTTGTTGCGAATTTCGGGGTTCCATTGATGATAGTAGTGTGGACAGCGTTGTCGTATGGTGTACCAAGCAAAGTTCCTTCTGGAGTTCCTAGAAGATTATTTAGTCCTCATCCTTGGGATTCTGATTCTTTGCATCCTTGGACTATTGCCAAG AAAATGGGAGAAGTGCCAGGAAGATACATCCTAGGGGGCTTAATACCAGGAATAATGGTAGCAGGACTATTCTTTTTCGAGCATAACGTGGCTTCAAAAATGGCACAACAAAAAGATTTTAATCTCAAGAATCCTTCTGCTTATCACTATGATATATTTCTTCTTGCCTTTATG ACTTTGGTTTGTGGATTGCTTGGACTTCCTCCTTCTTATGCTCTTCTTCCTCATTCTCCCATGCACACCAAGAGCCTTGCTGTCCTCAAGAGAGAGTTGCTTAGAAGAAAAATGGTGGAAAGTGCTAAAGCAAGTATACGTGAAAGGGCGAGCAACTCTGAAATTTATGGCAATATGCAAGCTATTTTCCTTGAAATGGACATGAACAAATTG ACAAATGCATTAGTTAAGGAGCTAGAAGATTTAAAGCAAGTAGTGATGAAAGGAGAAAGTGATGAAAAAAATGGGAATGTAACATTTGATCCTGAGAAGCACATTGAAAGCTACTTACCAGTCCGAGTCAACGAGCAAAGATTGAGCAATCTTTTGCAATCCCTTTTCCTTGCATTCTCAATTTTTGCCATGCCTGCCCTAAAAAGAATGCCATCTTCACTTCTTTGGGGTTATTTTGCTTACATGGCCATTGATAGTCTTCCTGGTAACCAATTTTGGGAAAGAATTCAACTTCTTCTTGTCAATAAGAGTAGATTACACAA GGTATTGAAGAGGAACCATGCTTCATATGTTGAAACAGTCCCATTTAAAAGCATAGTAGCATTTACAATATTTCAACTAACATACTTGCTGATTTGTTATGGCATGACTTGGATACCCTTAGTTGGAATAATATTTCCCATGCCATTCTTTCTTCTAATAGTCATAAGACATGTTGTACTACCAAAGTTCTTTGAACCACTTCACTTGCATGAACTCGATGCACACGAGTATGAAGAAGTCCTAGCTTCAACCCCTTCTTTGCGTCGCGTGTCTTTCTCTTTCAAG gaaAATGCAACTCCTTATCTCAACATTACTCAAAAAGAAGAAGAGACGGAAGACAAATTTTCTGATTCAGAAATGTTAGACAAGTTAACAACCAATAGAGgagaattaaaaattagaacTGTGAGCTTTCGTAGCGAAAGATGGGCTTCAACTGCTACCAAAGAGGTGAACCCTAGAACTTGGAGCTTTCGACACGAACCACATTTCAAG GTCCATCCGGAGGACATAGTTTAG